CTAAACCCTGCTATAAATGGTTAATCTGAACCAACTACACCTCCATCCAAACCCTGAGGTCATTCGTTATCTCATGGAAAAccaggagtggaatagccctccaggacagggattgactgattgattgattgattggaccccccccccccccaatgggtTTGACCCCTCACCTGATCTCGCATTGGCCTCTGGCGCCCGCTGGAGTCCAGAAGTCCCGCCTCCTCGTTGGGTTTGCCAGACTTCATCTCCACAACTATCTCGTCTGCGTTAGGCTCTGtgttcacactgagagagagagagaggtttgaTAAACAGCTAACCAATGGACGCTGTTTCCAATAAACCCTGCTAATGCAGATGCAACCACCTCTCAGTGCAACATCAAATGAACAAGTGTCAAATTAGATGGGGAATTTGATTCTGAAAGCTCCACTGAGGGCCACAGGAGTGCTTTAAACTTTAGTTCAATCCGGAGAGATTGGGAGTCTTTATTTCCAAGTCCTGCAGAGACCCGTAATGAGTTTTGTATAATTAGTCGATACGCTCCGAGAAAGACCCTTTCGAACTCACATGTCTTCCTTCCCCTGCCGGCCGCAGGGCAGCTTGCCCTTCTTCTGAAGGAAGTAGAGGAAGCCGACGAGAATGAGGAGCAACAGGACACAGACCACGACTGCGATGACTGCCGCGCTGCTGCCTCCCTGCTCCTGACGAttcgctgagagagagagagagagacggagaaaCACACGGCTGAaaagacacagacacacctgAAACCAGCATACGGAAGCAGTGAACACGCAATCAAAGACTTCTAATGGAAACGTTTGTCAATAAATTTACCTCGAAGACACTCGGAAaaacttctagtggaaacgtttgtcattgagttTACACCAAAGACATGGAGAGACTTGTAGTGGAAACATTTCTCATTAAATTTAccttgaagacattgagaaagacttctagttaaaAAAATGTTCCACTGATTTTACGCTGAAGACGCCAAGAAAAACTTCTTATCGAAACGTTAATCCTTCCTAAGctgcttttagtatttctagattCAGCACTGTCGACAGTTTAGCAGCTACGGATGAATTTCGGACAAGCCATGGGGAACACAAGGgaacaaaaatacattgaacaacCTATAGGGGGCGCTGTTGAAGACCGTGTCTGCACAGCACACGATTAACTGCGAGGTCCAGAACGTGACTAACTAAAGACAGCAGGATGAAGGGTTAATAAAGCCCGGTCCGCTTCAGAGCGTGTGATGGGTCGTGCGAGGGACGAGGTGAGGAGAAGCGAGAGAGAAGAGGCAGATCAATACAAACCTGTCTTGTGTATGGGGTCCACTGCAGGCAGCATGAtggaacaggagagagagggttaggggcacacagacaggcagagcaCAGAACACAAGCAGGGAAAGACACAActcccatgggggggggggggggggggggggggggagttaattTGTTCTTTCTGCCAGCAGCCAGTACAAAGAGAGACCCAGGTGGACCACTCTCAATGCAAgcaacaatacaacaatacagtTATTCTAAACCATTACTATACGTCCagtaataatacacacacacacacacacacacacacatacacacacacacacacacacacacgtggttgCTTTAGACCCTACAACGTGCTAATAACCACTCCTGTCTGCTTGCTTTGGGTTTCCTTCTCAGACTCTAGCAGGAAGTATGGGTGTGTAAATATACCCAGTGTGTGTTTCGGTCGCTCTTGGTTGTGCTATAAGTTTGTAGAGCAGGAGCCCGCTTACCTTCAGTATCTACAGGAGGAGTGACTGTTGGagtttctgaaaataaacaaataaataaataaaagcaatgaaaaatGAGAAGGAGAAGTGGAACCACTGCAGCAAAGAACTAGAGAGACATGCATGGAGGGAAACACAGAGCAGCTGAACCAGTTATCTATACTCAACGAGGGACTGATCGCTGGCACAGTCCTGCTTGtttcaggggtggaaataagactcctgttgcatggcagcttcacccattccaggttttactacgagcttgataaGAGAGGAGGTTTGGCGGTCCAGTGGTTCAAGAgaaggggcttgataccaggaggttcaaatcctggctcagccactgactcactgtatgagcaagtcactgaacctccttgtgctccgtcctttggattaGACGTCatacaaacaaggtcctattggaagtgactctaaagcagcagctgttgatgcaagtctctgtaagtcacatGTGGATagaagtgtctgctaaatgacgaataattactacaagcttgattagccgcagtgtctgtgtaggtaacaagctcaggtgtgtcttattaaactcaaactGGATCAGAATGCTGTGGAACgggcttatttccatccctgcgatTAAACAGGTTGTAACAATGTTTCAAGGAAGATCTCAGCTCCTTTGACAGGGGACAGGGTTTTATCTGAAGAATGCTACAGTGTGATGCTGACCTTTGTAGATCGTCACTTTGAACTTCTTGCTGCTTGAGCCGTGCTCGTTGCTGGCCTCGCAGGTGACCCCGCTGTCCACCAGCATGGGGGTCACTGGCAGGGTCACGGTGCTGGTCACTTTGTTCCCTGTCACTGAGCTGATAgcctgggtgagagagagagagagtcagctACCGAATTCAGATTCTTACCCGTCACACATTCCAGATGGCCCTTGAAAGAttgttttggctagtgccttcaagATGGTGCAAGCTGCTGGCTTCCGTACCGCACCGTGTTCATCATTACAGTGTCTGTTCTAAGAGATTAATTAAATGTGGTGCTGTGTTAGAATGGCTCAGTGTAACTCAGatgtaaatgtactgtaccaGCTTTGAGGAGACATGTTTCAGAGCTCTACTCAGAGGGTGTTTTTTAAACCCCcctgtttcttctagtttttattccaactgacctctcaattacttaattgaactattcattagcttaaattagacctttttaattgttttcagcttttaaacagtcgggagatttcaagttaactagacagttttataagtaacttgaaaaaaatcagcaactttttaggagctgagaacaattaaaaaggtctaataaagcacattatcagttcaattaaaggtttgattaagtaattgagaacggtgttggaatgaaaaccaggagacacagggattgggaaaccctgctctaaGCTACGCTTTTAATGAAGAtggttgtttgaatgtgtgtgtatggggggtgagggggggggggggttcgctGACCTCCAGTCCAGCGGGGGTCCATGAGATTTGGGGTTCGGGGTGACCCTGAGCCGTGCAGGACAGAGTGAGGAGCTCCCCTTCTTTTGATACCTGGCCGCTGTAGGGCAGGTGAACGATCTGGACTTTTCCTGAGACAGATGGGACAGACAGACAAGCGTTAGACAGACAGAAGACACACTTATAAAAGTCTGCCATagttaaaagcacagtgaaagagtggcaaagcatagggaagcattgtaaagcacagaggggtatggtaaagcatagagaagcattgtaaagcacagagaggtctggtaaagcataaggaagcattgtaaagcacagagaggtctggtaaagcacagagacgcattgtaaagcacagtgaaagagtggcaaagcatagtgaagcattgtaaagcacagagaggtctgggaaagcctgttaataaacatggcaaaccagggtacaccgtggtaaatgcacagtataactaggggaaaagcatggggggaaaCCTCACAGGTTACCAGGTTAATCTTTTATACAGGGCAGCGGCGCAGGGCTCTTCCTTACAGCTCAGCTGgttactttgatttatttattgttttgttggtGTGTTTCACTTTGACGCTGTGTGAGGGTGCCCCAGTGTTCCCAGTTACTCACCAGTAACAGTGACGGTGACGTTGGCCTCCTTGACCAGTCCAGAGACGCCGGGCACGCTGGCCACACAGCTGTAGCTGCCTGCTGCATCGAACGAGACCTCCTTCAGGACTAGCGGAGTAGactgggagaccacctgggagccctgtgacagagagaggaggagcgggTTAACACAGAGACAGTCAGTCACTAAGAGAGatacacacagtcacaaagacagacactgagatacagagacactcGCACGAGACAGAGAGACACTCACtgacacccacacacgcacaagCTCACGCACACACTGAGAACCAAACAACTAGACTCCAGATAGAAGGACCAGTGAAATGCAGTCGGATTGTTTAAAAAGGTCTTAGTTTTAACATGCCAAGCTGAAATTGAATAAAACACAACGACTCGCCTTCTTCCACATGAAAGAGGGTGTCTTCGAGCCAGTGGTGGTGCAGCCCAGCTCCAAACTGCCCCCTAGAGGAACTGAGACGGAGCTGGAGGGAGACACAGTGACCGGGTCCAGATCTgtgaatgacacacacacacacacacacacacacacacacacacactgagtcagaTCTAAGAACACACAACCATTTCCAAACACATGAACTAAACCAGCAAGTCAGGGGTGTTCACCCCAAGGAGCCACcacttgaaataataaaaaaaagagagagccaTCAGTAATGTGAATAAGGAGGCAGATCACCGTGACCACTGCATGTTGAGAAATGTAATCGTGAACCGCAGACTGCTTCCTTCATATACTGATTAACTCAGCATGCCTTTTCCATTTGTATTTGAGAATAACTGGAGATGTAAGACTCAAGATTTATCTGATTGTATGCAAGTGTGAGAAGAAGACTGCTTCTATTCACCTTACAAGAATACTGTGTAACAACTGCCTCTTAAAGAAAGCCCTTAGCAAGTTTCCTCACAATCGGGCAAACGCTTTTCAACAGAAATGAGGCAGGTGTGGACAGACAAGGCTTACAGGGACGGGGACACTCACAGTGGACTAACAGAGTGACTTCCTTCTTCAGTTTGACCTCTGCGGGCGAATCGAAATCCAGCGCCTCGCAGCGGTACTTGCCCCCGTCGTCGCGGGTTACCGAGCGGAGGGTGAACGTTCCGGAGAAGGTGCCCTTTTCCACAATGCTGCCGTCCGACTAGAGATAAAAATAACAACTCCCCCATcgtgaagcacagcaaagtgtaataaagcacagtgacagcagggtaaatcacagagaggtgtggtaaagcatagggaagcattgtaaagcacagagaggtgtggtaaagcatagggaagcattgtaaagcacagagaggtctggtaaagcatagggaagcattgtaaagcacagagaggtctggtaaagcatagggaagcattgtaaagcacagagaggtctggtaaagcatagggaagcattgtaaagcacagagaggtctggtaaagcatagggaagcattgtaaagcacagagaggtgtggtaaagcatagggaagcattgtaaagcacagagaggtctattaaagcatagggaagcattgtaaagcacagagaggtctggtaaagcatagggaagcattgtaaagcacagagaggtgtggtaaagcatagggaagcattgtaaagcacagagaggtctggtaaagcatagggaagcattgtaaagcacagagaggtgtggtaaagcatagggaagcattgtaaagcacagagagggctggtaaagcatagggaagcattgtaaagcacagagagggctggtaaagcatagggaagcattgtaaagcacagagaggtctggtaaagcatagggaagcattgtaaagcacagagaggtctggtaaagcatagggaagcattgtaaagcacagagagggctggtaaagcacagggaagcattgtaaagcacagagagggctggtaaagcatgttaaaaaaatcaaaccatggtaaactaacctttataaaaaaaaggtttaccacagtaaaagtgtgtgtgtgtgttttctcaccTGAATCTTTGTTAACTCGTACTCTGGTTCAGGGAAACCGTCTGCCTTACACTTCAGAATGACATCATCGCCCTCCTTCACCTTTTTCGGGGTCACCACAGCAAAGGTCACTTCCTCCGTGTaatctggggaggggggggtggtaTGGTAAATGCATGACATCATTGcaacgccaaaaaaaaaaaaaacgtactttCGCTGGACAGCACCTCTATTGGATCTCAAACGAGAGAATcacagaacacagctgtgtaTCAGAACTACAATACTATCTGTGGGGAAACAAGCCATCATAACCACAGACCTCTCTAGTGTATCTCCGTTTTTAATATTTAACCTCACTCCGCGGTACAGCTTGCTTGGTGAATACTCACAGTGCAGGGACAGGTTGAATTTGGGGGAGGCCTTGGTTTCCATCCTACCCCCTGGCATGTTGTACTCCACCTGGCAGTGAAACTCGGAGTCTTTGTCCTCCTTACTGGTTTTGAAGTACAGTGTGTTGGTGACGGTGTAGAGACCAGACGATTCCTTCACTACACGAGGCACCATGTACATATCTGTGAAGGTACAAAAGAGAGAACAATACCTACAATTTACATTGATATAGACTGAGATCtagcaatacagagagagaaaTAGTGACTCCATTAGTGTTATTGAAAccagaagagaccgagtcaagcagaccagcatttgggctctagtgccttcatcagtgttattgaaactagaagagatcgagtcaagcagaccagcatttgggctctagtgccttcatcagtgttattgaaactagaagagaccgagtcaagcagaccagcgtttgggctctagtgccttcatcagtgttattgaaactagaagagaccgagtcaagcagaccagcgtttgggctctagtgccttcatcagtgttactgaaactaaactgagtcaagcagaccagcatttgggctctagtgccttcatcagtgttattgaaactagaagaaaccgagtcaagcagaccagcgtttgggctctagtgccttcatcagtgttactgaaactagaagagaccgagttaaggagaccagcatttgggctctagtgccttcatcagtgttattgaaactagaagaaaccgagtcaagcagacaagtgtGGCTCTTGTGATTCGCTACTCACTGTCGTTGCTCTCTGTGACCTCAGGAAGGGGGGTGGAGTCTTTGTACCAGATGATTTTGGGGGCGGGGTTTCCATTCTTGCTGGTGCAAGTGCTGACCTATCAGAAGAGAGGAAAGGGGAGGAGTTTGGAACAGGGCATCATGCTGATTGGTCCAGGCAGTACAGGTTATTCAATGACCGTTGTTGCAcaataatgatttgttttttatattcttaCCTCTGACACTGAAAGGTCAGTCACTGAGATGATCTTGGTTTGGGGGCTGACTTCAGGGGTCTGTGGGGCAGCTGAGAGgggaagaataaaaataaatacattcataaccAGACAAACGCTGCCTTCATCAGGGTTACTGAAACTAGAAtagagcgagtcaagcagaccagcatttgggctctagtgccttcatcagtgttactgaaactaaactgagtcaagcagaccagcgtttgggctctagtgccttcatcagtgttattgaaactagaagagagcgagtcaagcagaccagcgtttgggctctagtgccttcatcagtgttattgaaactagaagagaccgagtgaAGCGTTTCAGGTATTGAAAATGGCACTGGTGGTTTCATTGTGTTGTGGGTGTAGCAGCTCTAGCTGCTATCTGTGTGCGTCAGAGAGACATGCTGGGGGTTGATGGTATCTGCATGACCAGCTGTACCCGTCAGAAACCTTGTTGTAAAAACACCACCTACAATAACACAGCGTTGCTATTGTATCAGATCCCTCTGTGATCTCCCTGAGCTGCCTTCACATGCACGCAGGGCTGTCCTGCTGCGTGTTTTTCAAGCAGAACTGAAAGGTTCCCTTTTCTGTGTGTCTTTCCTCACTGCAGACTCAAAGCTATGCAGTGTGTTACTATGTATCTCTCTCTGTGCGTGTGTCTCTATCTGTAGACTCATGCAGTAGCTGGTCTGTGTGACAGTGGTTCTGTCTCTCTCTacaataataatatcttaatttttatataatgcctttcacgAAGCGCTTTatagaggcaggctgtgaactgtgtattatatgcagagtcactacAGTAGGACCTTCATTTAACATCTCAtgcgcaggatggagcacaaggaggtgaagtgactcgctcagggtcacagtgagtcagtcagtggcagaggctGGGATCTGAACTGGTGACCTTTTGGTCATaagccctagactttaaccactggatgaCACTGCCTTCTGTACTCAAAGTAGACCTGCAGGTGGcctgtgtgacagtgtgactcTCTATACTCACAGTAGACCTGCAGGTGGcctgtgtgacagtgtgactcTCTCTCTATACTCACAGTAGACCTGCAGCTGgtctgtgtgacagtgtgactcTCTCTCTATACTCACAGTAAACTCGCAGGTGTGCGCTGCCCTCTCCGCTCCCCGCCGGTCCCGCAGTGATCTGGCAGTGAAAGTCTCTCTCATCCCCGATCTCCACagcgctgagagagagagaggagtcctGGTCCACACTGACCCGGCCTGACAGCTCTGTGTTCTTATCTGTGCCGGAGTCCGAGGAGCTGCGATAGGCAACGCGCTGTCTGTCCCCCCCGCGCTccgtctgagagagagagagagagcaaggggTTAACTATGGTTTCTGAATGGCTGACAGTCAGTAGCCGTGCCCTAGATTGCGCCACCATCAACTACAGTGCCCCCCGCTGGACTGATCTAGCCTGTCTGTGAGAACGGCAGAGAAGCAcagcccccccccacccaaactgcacgagatCAAACCTCTCTTACAATTAttatcagacagacagacagcctgcgCGGGCGGTGCACTTACGATGAACCACTCCACGATCACGTTGCTTGTCTTGCTGCCTGAGGAGTAGGTGCAGGGGATGCTGACAGACTTCCCCAGCTCTGCGTCCACCTCCTGAGGGACAGAGACCTGGACCACGGCCTGCccggctgcagagagagaggagagaggagaggagagggttaggAACCAGAGTGGCTTTCATtgggggaaacttttataagggttagctTACAATggcttgttttttaatgtgctttaccagacctctctgtgctttacaatgcttccctatgctttaccagacctctctgtgctttacaatgttccctatgctttaccagacctctctgtgctttacaatgcttccctatgctttaccagacctctctgtgctttacaatgcttccctatgctttaccagacctctctgtgctttacaatgcttccctatgctttaccagacctctctgtgctttacaatgcttccctatgctttaccagacctctctgtgctttacaatgcttccctatgctttaccacacctctctgtgctttacaatgcttccctatgctttaccagacctctctgtgctttacaatgcttccctatgctttactagacctctctgtgctttacaatgctttcctatgctttaccagacctctctgtgctttacaatgcttccctatgctttaccagacctctctgtgctttacaatgcttccctatgctttaccagctttacctctctgtgctttacaatgcttccctatgctttactagacctctctgtgctttacaatgcttgcctatgctttaccagacctctatgtgctttacaatgcttccctatgctttactagacctctctgtgctttacaatgcttgcctatgctttaccagacctctctgtggtttacaatgcttccctatgctttaccagacctctctgtggtttatcACACTgcgctgtgcttttactgtggggaaattATATAAGATACAGTTGGTGTAGGGGAAACATTTTTATATGAGATTTAAATCCAAACCATGTTAAATTAGCCCTTCCCTGTAggcaaagcatagcaaagcaaagGCATGACAAGGCATTATAATGCacggagaggtatggtaaagcagattaaacaaaaacacggcAAGCTAAATGCAAAGGATAACCACAAAATACAGGGCAAGGCTACCACGGGAACGCTTTACAAGGGAGCCCGCTGAACATATGTTTGGAACACGTGGCTGCAACAGATTTCATGAGCTTCAGTAGAAAACAGCCACCAGTCACTGTGCCCCCAATAAAGTCCCTTTGTTTGCAGAGGACAAGCAGTTGCTACAAAGAATGCAGCCAGAATGAATTAGCGGCTGGTTTTAAAGATGCCTTCAATAGCCCTGCGCTGCCTTCTCCATTTCATCCCCTCTCTGATCACTGTTTTCTTGCAGTAGTAATCTTTGTTTAGTGTCACAGCAATGTCCACGCTCCCTCTCCCCTTcatcccctctcccctctcccccccacTGGTTCAATAAACCTGTTCTCTGGACACTGGTGCTGTTGTTCATTGTCTGCCTCCCTATCACAGGGAAATGTGAGGAATGTGAAATAAAACCTGGCTTTAAACTCCCAGAAtggacccccccccaccccccccccccccccccccccccccccaaacacacacacacacaaacacacacacacatggatatCCTTCAAGGTGCTACGACGTGTTGGTGATGTTTCTCAAAAGGGGTTGTACCCAAACACCACAGAAGCATAGTGGGAGTAGAGCTGGGGTTTCGCTTAGATCCAGCAAACACAATTCCCTAACGTGTGCACCAAGATGGTGGTAGGGTGAGATGAACTTAAAGAGTCCTTTGCTTAAAACAGGGGAACTAGCCCATcaatcctcctcctcctcctcctcctcctcctcctcctcatcatcatcatcataataatactGATCATGAAGCCGCACACTTCATTCATTTAACTGGAGCCAGAACAGTGTCTCTGCATCTCAGGTTCCTGGTTTAGCAGCCTGTGTTGCTGGCTGTGTTTCAGATCCCACACGCTATCTAATCAAGCAGAGCTGCTGAGCGCTTTGGTGTTTTCAAAGCTCACTCTGGTTAATATAATGAGCTGTTTCGGCCGGTCTGCTCTGGAGTTCACACGGCAGTCTTTACTCTTCATAAAAACAATTGCGGTTTCAAATACTGagaatgcttccctatgctttgccatgctgtcactgtgctgtatcacactgtgctgtgcttttactgcggGACACGGTCAGGTCTGTTACTCAGTCCCTCTGAAGGGATATTGAACATGTCGGACCGCGCTTGTATTGCTGTTCCTATTAATCAGCCCCCCCCTCGCTCACTAACGAAGTGACTCAGCTGTGCTTGTCCCCCCATGCAGAGGTGCAGATGGTGACTGGGTAATTCGTGGGGTAATTAGAGACTGCCCGCACCGACTGGTCAGAGCGCTCAGCTGGGGGCTTCGTTAGGAAGGTGGGGGGGTACTCCGGCTGGGCAGCTTGCCAGCTAGATCAcccacccaaccccccccccccccccccccccccccccccacacacacaccacacaccccccccccaggagGCTGAGAATATTCTAATCCAgataaacacacactcacacagagacaaacagacagataaacacacactcacacagagagacacacagacacacagagacacacagacagataaacacacactcacacagagacacacagacacagagacacacagacagataaacacacactcacacagagacacacagacagataaacacacactcacacagagagacacacagacagatagacacacagagagacacacagacagataaacaaacactcacacagagagacacacagacagatagacacacactcacacagagagacacacagacttgcatacactcacagacacacacacacacacacctttcaccTTCCTCTGGGTGCCTGGGTTCCAATCTAAGGGGCtaggagagagacagacagacagacttgcACAGTGAAGTGAAGGTATGGCACTTTGCTCAAACGAATGACAGCTTGTACTGTTAATAGCAAGGTATATAGCAATGTCCTCTGATCCAGGATTCTGAAGAAACTCGCTCTGTCATTACAGCGGCACAGACCAGCTAGCCTTGGTGCTCTGCCAGTGAAAATTAAAAGGGCAAGGCCACACACTACACCCAACTTGTATCCATGTTTTAATGTGGACCCCACGTGCTGCTCAGCAAAATGTAATTCATTGCAAAGGCAAGCTTGCTGATAAGTAAAGTTAGTCAGGAAACCCATTGCTTATTCAGGTATGATATATGGaggttggatatatatatatatatataacacacaactgcaaatacatttaaatgcacagtGGAACGAGTGCAGAATACCGATGATAGCAGCAATTAATGAATAACAGAAATAGCAGCATCAACAAGCTAATAGCAGAGATCAGGCTTTAAGAGCACGGAGAGCAAGAACAGGCGGgtctggggagttgatttcaagctagtgacggtgggagcatcacacaccaaagcggGAGAGAGTTCCAACTCATGATgacttcagaatagaatgtttatatatatatatataaaaatgtgggACTTTCCTACAATTAATAAACTCCCACACTGACAGGAAGTCGACAGTGCCAGAAACAAATATAATGAAACAATACAAGCTGCAGATGCTGTGCTACAGAAATAACTTCCCAGGGTGTCCGGCAAAACCATTACCACTGACAGAAACACACCCATCACAAAACAATAGGCAATACACGCGGGCTGACATCAGCGAACGCCAAACGCAACACTCGCTAAGAGACAAATTCCGGggcaaaatgtttttcaatgcaAACATTTGTCAACATCAAGGAGCTAAATATACT
This window of the Polyodon spathula isolate WHYD16114869_AA chromosome 24, ASM1765450v1, whole genome shotgun sequence genome carries:
- the bcam gene encoding basal cell adhesion molecule → MEGKLARLLCVLVVAAAALQAGQAVVQVSVPQEVDAELGKSVSIPCTYSSGSKTSNVIVEWFITERGGDRQRVAYRSSSDSGTDKNTELSGRVSVDQDSSLSLSAVEIGDERDFHCQITAGPAGSGEGSAHLRVYSAPQTPEVSPQTKIISVTDLSVSEVSTCTSKNGNPAPKIIWYKDSTPLPEVTESNDNMYMVPRVVKESSGLYTVTNTLYFKTSKEDKDSEFHCQVEYNMPGGRMETKASPKFNLSLHYYTEEVTFAVVTPKKVKEGDDVILKCKADGFPEPEYELTKIQSDGSIVEKGTFSGTFTLRSVTRDDGGKYRCEALDFDSPAEVKLKKEVTLLVHYLDPVTVSPSSSVSVPLGGSLELGCTTTGSKTPSFMWKKGSQVVSQSTPLVLKEVSFDAAGSYSCVASVPGVSGLVKEANVTVTVTGKVQIVHLPYSGQVSKEGELLTLSCTAQGHPEPQISWTPAGLEAISSVTGNKVTSTVTLPVTPMLVDSGVTCEASNEHGSSSKKFKVTIYKETPTVTPPVDTEVDPIHKTANRQEQGGSSAAVIAVVVCVLLLLILVGFLYFLQKKGKLPCGRQGKEDIVNTEPNADEIVVEMKSGKPNEEAGLLDSSGRQRPMRDQ